A genomic window from Pelagicoccus albus includes:
- the carB gene encoding carbamoyl-phosphate synthase large subunit yields MPKRTDIESILIIGAGPIIIGQACEFDYSGTQACKALKEEGYRVILVNSNPATIMTDPEFADVTYIEPLTVDAVEKIIAKERPDALLPTLGGQTALNLSLELESAGILHEYGVEMIGAKPDAIKKGEDRELFKEAMLKIGLDVAHSRTVNSLDEARQAAREIGSYPLIIRPSFTMGGSGGGIAYNKEEFEHIVSNGLELSPVHEVLVEECLLGWKEYEMEVMRDRKDQCVVICSIENFDPMGVHTGDSITVAPAMTLSDREYQAMRDASFAVIREIGVETGGSNIQFSLCPDTGRMVVIEMNPRVSRSSALASKATGFPIAKFAAKLAVGYSLDEIQNDITKATPASFEPSIDYVVTKIPRFTFEKFPGADDTLTSAMKSVGEAMAIGRTFKESFQKALRSLETGAFGFGAGGKLGGNDLPTEEVINGKLVRPNTERVFYIRYALKAGYTLEQLFELTKIDPWFLTQLKQISDLEDQLASQKLDTVSTAMLRKAKEYGFSDRQLGYLFAEDWAAVNKARKEKGIKTVFRLVDTCAAEFEAQTPYYYSSYGDENEVIPSDKKKIMIIGGGPNRIGQGIEFDYCCVHASFALQELGYEAVMVNSNPETVSTDYDTSDKLYFEPLTLEDVMEVYEQEGCEGAIVQYGGQTPLNLATELKANGVNIIGTSPESIDAAEDRELFKQILDETGLKQPANKTVLNEKEAYEMADQVGFPLLLRPSFVLGGRGMFIVHTMDEMKAVIREAFDASPDKPVLLDKFLEDAIELDVDCISDGETSVIGGMLEHIEYAGVHSGDAAMVLPPHTLQPAMIETVRQASYRLAKALKVVGLMNIQFAIKDNDLYVLEVNPRASRTVPFVSKAIGKPLAKIAAKIMTGMKLADLEFTEELTPKHWCIKEAVFPFVRFPGSTIRLGPEMRSTGEVMGLDSDFGIAFAKTQAAAKPALPTGGNVFLSVKDQDKPRALDIARNLTALGFSIYSTSGTAKYLIDNGLEVKKLFRIAEGRPNVVDMIKNDEIQMIINTPSGMIPRKDENHMRSVAWANNICIMSTITGAEAAVSGIKSLSKQDYEVRSVQSYVAKSVKNV; encoded by the coding sequence ATGCCGAAAAGAACCGACATCGAGAGTATCCTGATCATAGGCGCCGGACCAATTATCATTGGCCAAGCCTGCGAATTCGACTACTCAGGCACTCAAGCCTGTAAAGCGCTCAAAGAAGAGGGCTACCGCGTCATCCTGGTCAACAGCAACCCCGCCACCATCATGACGGACCCCGAGTTCGCCGATGTCACCTACATCGAGCCGCTCACCGTCGACGCAGTCGAGAAAATCATCGCCAAAGAACGCCCCGACGCCCTCCTCCCAACCCTCGGCGGACAAACAGCCTTGAACCTCTCCCTCGAGCTAGAGTCAGCCGGCATCCTCCACGAGTACGGAGTCGAAATGATCGGGGCTAAGCCGGACGCCATTAAGAAAGGCGAGGACCGCGAACTCTTCAAGGAGGCTATGCTCAAGATCGGTCTCGATGTAGCTCACTCGCGAACCGTCAACTCCCTCGACGAGGCCCGTCAAGCAGCCAGAGAGATCGGCAGCTATCCCTTGATCATTCGCCCAAGTTTCACCATGGGAGGCTCCGGCGGAGGTATCGCTTACAACAAGGAAGAATTCGAGCATATCGTCTCCAACGGTCTGGAGCTTTCGCCGGTACACGAGGTATTGGTCGAAGAATGCCTTCTCGGCTGGAAAGAGTATGAGATGGAGGTCATGCGCGACCGCAAGGATCAGTGCGTGGTCATTTGCTCCATCGAAAACTTCGACCCCATGGGCGTCCATACAGGTGACTCCATCACAGTCGCTCCGGCCATGACCCTTTCCGATCGCGAGTACCAAGCGATGCGCGACGCGTCCTTCGCGGTTATCCGGGAAATCGGCGTTGAGACTGGCGGATCAAATATCCAATTCTCTCTTTGCCCTGACACGGGACGCATGGTCGTGATCGAGATGAATCCACGCGTTTCCCGTTCTTCGGCTCTGGCCTCCAAAGCAACCGGTTTCCCCATCGCCAAGTTCGCGGCCAAACTGGCTGTCGGCTACAGCTTGGACGAAATTCAGAACGACATCACCAAAGCGACACCCGCTTCCTTCGAGCCATCGATCGACTACGTCGTCACCAAGATACCACGTTTCACGTTCGAGAAATTCCCCGGCGCCGACGACACCTTGACCTCCGCCATGAAATCCGTGGGCGAAGCCATGGCCATCGGTCGCACATTCAAGGAGTCCTTCCAGAAGGCCCTTCGTTCGCTGGAGACTGGAGCTTTCGGATTTGGAGCTGGAGGCAAGCTCGGGGGCAACGATCTTCCAACAGAGGAAGTTATCAATGGAAAGCTGGTTCGCCCGAACACGGAACGTGTCTTCTACATACGTTACGCCCTCAAAGCTGGCTACACCCTCGAACAACTCTTCGAACTCACGAAGATCGACCCTTGGTTCCTGACCCAGCTCAAGCAAATCTCGGATCTCGAAGATCAGCTCGCATCTCAAAAGCTGGATACCGTTTCAACCGCCATGCTCCGCAAGGCTAAGGAATACGGTTTCTCCGACCGCCAACTCGGCTACCTCTTCGCCGAAGATTGGGCCGCCGTCAACAAGGCCCGCAAGGAGAAGGGAATCAAAACCGTATTCCGCCTAGTCGATACCTGCGCCGCTGAGTTTGAAGCCCAAACACCTTACTACTACTCTTCCTACGGTGACGAAAACGAGGTCATTCCTTCGGACAAAAAGAAGATCATGATCATCGGCGGCGGGCCAAACCGAATTGGCCAAGGCATCGAGTTCGACTACTGCTGCGTTCACGCCTCCTTCGCTCTTCAGGAACTCGGCTACGAGGCTGTCATGGTCAACTCCAACCCAGAGACAGTATCCACCGACTACGATACCTCGGATAAGCTCTACTTCGAGCCACTCACCCTTGAGGACGTTATGGAAGTCTACGAACAGGAGGGCTGCGAAGGGGCGATTGTACAGTACGGTGGACAAACTCCCTTGAATCTTGCTACCGAGCTAAAGGCCAACGGCGTAAACATCATCGGCACCTCACCAGAGAGCATCGACGCAGCCGAAGACCGCGAGCTCTTCAAGCAGATCCTCGACGAAACAGGACTCAAGCAGCCGGCCAACAAGACGGTACTCAACGAAAAAGAGGCCTACGAAATGGCCGATCAAGTGGGCTTCCCACTTCTCCTGCGCCCTTCTTTCGTACTGGGTGGACGCGGCATGTTCATCGTCCACACCATGGACGAGATGAAAGCGGTCATTCGCGAAGCCTTCGACGCTTCGCCCGACAAGCCCGTGTTGCTCGACAAGTTCCTCGAAGACGCGATCGAGCTCGACGTGGACTGCATCTCCGACGGTGAAACCTCGGTGATTGGAGGCATGTTGGAGCACATCGAATACGCGGGAGTTCACTCCGGTGATGCGGCTATGGTCCTTCCTCCTCACACCTTGCAGCCCGCGATGATCGAGACCGTTCGGCAAGCGAGCTACCGACTTGCGAAAGCTCTTAAAGTCGTCGGTTTGATGAACATCCAGTTCGCCATCAAGGACAACGACCTCTACGTTCTGGAAGTCAATCCACGTGCCTCGCGTACCGTGCCTTTCGTGTCCAAGGCGATCGGTAAGCCTTTGGCAAAGATCGCTGCCAAGATCATGACTGGAATGAAGCTGGCCGATCTAGAATTCACCGAAGAGCTAACGCCTAAGCATTGGTGCATTAAGGAAGCGGTATTCCCATTCGTTCGCTTCCCCGGCTCTACAATCCGACTTGGACCAGAGATGCGCTCTACAGGTGAGGTCATGGGGCTGGATTCCGACTTCGGCATCGCATTTGCCAAGACTCAGGCCGCCGCCAAACCGGCCTTGCCTACTGGCGGAAACGTTTTCCTATCCGTAAAGGATCAGGACAAGCCACGTGCCCTCGATATTGCACGCAATTTGACGGCTCTCGGTTTCAGCATCTACTCTACAAGCGGCACTGCCAAATACCTGATAGACAATGGTCTCGAGGTAAAAAAGCTGTTCCGCATCGCTGAAGGGCGACCCAACGTAGTGGACATGATCAAGAACGATGAGATCCAAATGATCATCAACACGCCTTCCGGCATGATCCCACGAAAGGACGAAAACCACATGCGCTCCGTAGCATGGGCCAACAACATCTGTATCATGTCTACCATTACAGGTGCAGAAGCAGCCGTCTCTGGTATCAAGTCTCTAAGCAAGCAAGACTACGAAGTCCGCTCTGTGCAGTCTTACGTAGCCAAAAGCGTGAAGAACGTATGA
- the purU gene encoding formyltetrahydrofolate deformylase — MSPQLVALLSGPDQKGLVSKVSGWIFNNGGNIIHADQHRDAQAGVFFQRVEWAVKEGSDPRETAADFQAFGDSIGMKTKVAISGDKPKVAIFVSKFDHCFHDLILRWKSGEYPCEIALIVSNHQDLEGVSNTYGIPYHYIPVTKATKADAEAEQLALLKKEGIELVIMARYMQVLSAIFLDTFGKPVINIHHSFLPAFAGAKPYHQAHSRGVKLIGATAHYATPDLDQGPIIHQSVAHVTHRNSVEDLVRKGRNLEKLTLAQAVGWHLENRILVYENKTVVFD, encoded by the coding sequence ATGTCTCCGCAACTAGTCGCCCTCCTATCCGGCCCAGACCAAAAAGGTCTCGTATCCAAAGTTTCAGGTTGGATCTTCAATAACGGAGGAAACATCATCCACGCAGACCAGCACCGCGACGCTCAAGCGGGCGTATTCTTCCAGCGTGTTGAGTGGGCAGTAAAGGAGGGGTCAGACCCGAGAGAGACCGCGGCAGATTTCCAAGCGTTTGGCGACTCGATCGGTATGAAAACGAAAGTAGCGATCTCGGGCGACAAACCCAAAGTAGCGATATTCGTATCCAAATTCGACCATTGCTTTCATGACCTCATCTTGAGGTGGAAATCGGGAGAGTACCCCTGCGAAATAGCCCTCATCGTTTCCAACCACCAAGACTTGGAGGGCGTATCCAATACATACGGGATCCCCTACCACTACATCCCAGTCACCAAGGCGACCAAAGCAGATGCCGAGGCTGAACAGCTGGCCCTCCTCAAAAAAGAGGGCATCGAGCTCGTGATCATGGCCCGCTACATGCAGGTGCTATCCGCAATTTTCCTAGATACCTTCGGCAAGCCGGTCATCAACATTCACCACAGCTTCCTGCCCGCTTTCGCTGGAGCCAAACCCTACCATCAAGCCCACAGCCGTGGGGTTAAATTGATCGGAGCAACCGCTCACTACGCAACTCCCGACTTGGACCAAGGGCCCATCATCCACCAGAGCGTAGCCCACGTTACACACCGCAACAGTGTCGAGGATCTGGTTCGCAAGGGACGAAATCTCGAGAAGCTCACCCTCGCTCAAGCAGTAGGCTGGCACTTGGAAAACCGAATTCTCGTCTACGAGAACAAAACCGTCGTCTTCGATTAG